The following proteins are co-located in the Saccharomyces kudriavzevii IFO 1802 strain IFO1802 genome assembly, chromosome: 6 genome:
- the SMC2 gene encoding condensin subunit SMC2 (similar to Saccharomyces cerevisiae SMC2 (YFR031C); ancestral locus Anc_7.186) has translation MKVEELIIDGFKSYATRTVITDWDPQFNAITGLNGSGKSNILDAICFVLGIASMSTVRASSLQDLIYKRGQAGVTKASVTIVFNNTDKLNSPIGFTNSPQISVTRQVVLGGTSKYLINGHRAPQQSVLQLFQSVQLNINNPNFLIMQGKITKVLNMKPSEILSLIEEAAGTKMFEDRREKAERTMSKKETKLQESRTLLTEEIEPKLEKLRNEKRMFLEFQSTQTDLEKTERIVASYDYYNIKHKHTSIRETLENGEAHMKKLNDFIRKTSEEIESLNEDIREIKHQKEKELHKEGRIFKLEAQENGLLNEISRSKTSLSIKMENLNDTNGKLKAVESEIASASAKLNEKKTEYIKTEEDYKTAQGQLSKQRDLYKRKEELVSTLTTGISSTGAADGGYNAQLIKAKTELNDISLAIKKSNMKMELLKKELLAIEPKLKNATMDNELNIKHVKDCQEVCNRLQAQLTEYGFDPSRIKDLKQRENELKSRYYQISNDSEYLKRRVANLEFNYTTPYPDFKANFVHGVVGQLFQLDYDNIRYSTALQTCAGGRLFNVVVQDSQTATQLLERGRLRKRVTIIPLDKIYARTINPQVLELAKTVAPGKVELAINLIKFDKTVTKAMEFIFGNSLICEDPETAKKITFHPKIRIRSITLQGDVYDPEGTLSGGSKNTSDSLLVDIQKYNQIQKKIGTLQADLNHVTEELQRQYATSQKTKTVQNDLSVSVHKLDLAKRNLEVNPASQIMARNEEILRDIGECQNEIKANEMILEKCQEEVSSIEKDMKEYDNDKGSKLNELKKELKLLAKSLEEQESESETKYDLFQNLELETEQLSSEVDSNKVLLQNYLNSIDSLESENSELEKEIRGIEDNLATIQTELNEEKKRLMDIDDEITEVETLMKKKQERKKGSELELQKLIHDLNKYKSNTNNIEKRIEQLRQKYEFLEDFDLVTNIVKQNEGIDLDTYRERSKQLNEKFQELRKRVNPNIMNMIENVEKKEVALKTMIKTIEKDKMKIQETISKLNEYKRETLVKTWEKVTLDFGNIFADLLPNSFAKLVPCKGKDVTQGLEVKVKLGSIWKDSLIELSGGQRSLIALSLIMALLQFRPAPMYILDEVDAALDLSHTQNIGHLIKTRFKGSQFIVVSLKEGMFSNANRVFRTRFQDGTSVVSIM, from the coding sequence ATGAAGGTGGAGGAATTGATTATTGATGGTTTCAAATCATACGCTACAAGAACAGTCATTACCGACTGGGACCCTCAATTCAATGCTATTACAGGTTTAAATGGGTCTGGTAAATCGAACATTTTGGACGCCATTTGCTTCGTGCTCGGTATTGCATCCATGAGCACTGTGCGGGCATCTAGTTTGCAGGATCTGATATATAAACGTGGCCAAGCTGGCGTTACAAAGGCGAGCGTAACCATTGTTTTCAATAACACCGATAAATTAAACTCTCCAATTGGGTTTACCAACTCACCGCAGATCTCTGTTACGAGACAGGTGGTGCTTGGTGGAACTTCCAAATATCTTATAAATGGCCATAGAGCACCGCAACAGTCCGTTTTGCAGTTATTCCAGTCCGTGCAACTGAACATTAACaatccaaattttttgatcatgCAAGGTAAAATTACAAAAGTTTTGAACATGAAGCCCTCAGAGATCTTGTCATTGATTGAAGAAGCAGCCGGTACAAAAATGTTCGAAGATCGTAGAGAGAAGGCTGAAAGGACTATGTCCAAGAAGGAAACCAAGCTACAAGAAAGTAGAACTCTTTTaacagaagaaattgaaccTAAACTAGAAAAACTTCGAAACGAAAAGAGAATGTTCCTGGAATTTCAGTCTACACAGACCGACTTGGAAAAGACCGAAAGAATTGTGGCCTCTTATGACTACTATAACATCAAACATAAGCACACATCGATAAGAGAAACCTTGGAAAACGGAGAGGCCCAcatgaagaagttgaatgACTTTATTCGGAAGACCAGTGAAGAAATCGAAAGTTTGAACGAAGATATTCGAGAAATAAAACatcaaaaggaaaaggaattaCATAAGGAGGgtagaattttcaaattggaAGCGCAGGAAAATGGCCTcttgaatgaaatttctCGTTCGAAAACCTCACTGTCTATaaagatggaaaatttaAATGACACTAATGGAAAATTGAAGGCTGTGGAATCGGAAATTGCAAGTGCCTCGGCAAAGctaaatgaaaagaaaacggaATATATCAagactgaagaagattatAAGACGGCTCAGGGACAACTCAGTAAACAAAGAGATCTttacaaaaggaaagaagaattagTATCCACATTAACCACCGGTATTTCGTCTACTGGCGCGGCAGATGGTGGTTATAATGCACAATTGATTAAGGCAAAAACTGAGTTGAACGACATCTCCTTGGCGATAAAAAAGTCaaatatgaaaatggagctgttgaagaaagaactATTAGCTATTGAACCCAAGTTGAAGAACGCTACAATGGATAACGAATTGAATATTAAGCACGTTAAGGACTGCCAAGAAGTTTGTAATAGACTACAAGCACAATTAACAGAATATGGGTTTGATCCATCGCGAATCAAAGATTTAAagcaaagagaaaatgaattGAAGAGTCGATATTATCAAATATCTAATGACTCTGAATATCTAAAGAGGCGTGTGGCAAACTTGGAGTTTAATTATACGACACCTTATCCCGATTTCAAAGCCAACTTTGTCCATGGTGTGGTGGGTCAGCTTTTTCAGTTAGATTATGACAATATTCGCTATTCTACCGCTTTGCAAACGTGTGCCGGGGGAAGGCTTTTTAATGTTGTTGTTCAAGATTCCCAAACGGCCACTCAGCTTTTAGAAAGAGGACGATTACGCAAGCGTGTGACTATAATACCCCTTGACAAAATTTACGCAAGAACAATAAATCCTCAAGTTCTTGAGTTGGCTAAGACAGTCGCTCCTGGTAAAGTCGAATTGGCTatcaatttgataaaatttgataaaactGTCACTAAGGCAATGGAATTCATTTTCGGAAATAGCTTAATTTGCGAAGATCCTGAAACTGCGAAGAAAATTACCTTCCATCCCAAAATTCGCATTAGAAGTATCACCCTTCAGGGTGATGTATATGATCCAGAAGGTACATTATCTGGTGGTAGTAAAAATACCTCTGACTCTTTATTAGTCGATATTCAAAAGTACaaccaaattcaaaaaaaaattggaactCTTCAAGCTGACCTTAATCATGTCACCGAAGAATTACAGCGGCAATATGCTACTTCACAAAAGACAAAGACTGTTCAAAATGATTTGAGTGTTTCAGTACATAAATTGGATTTGGCTAAGCGTAATCTAGAAGTGAATCCAGCCTCCCAAATAATGGCTAGGAACGAAGAAATTCTAAGAGACATTGGAGAGTGccaaaatgaaatcaagGCCAATGAAATGATTTTAGAAAAATGTCAAGAAGAAGTTTCGagtattgaaaaagacATGAAAGAATATGATAACGATAAAGGATCAAAACTAAATgaattaaagaaagaattgaagtTGTTGGCCAAAAGCTTGGAAGAGCAAGAATCAGAATCAGAAACCAAATATGACCTGTTCCAAAATTTAGAATTGGAAACAGAACAGTTAAGTTCAGAAGTAGATTCTAATAAAGTGCTACTGCAAAACTATCTAAACTCTATTGACAGTTTAGAATCTGAAAACTCcgaattggaaaaggaaatacgAGGTATAGAAGATAATCTTGCAACGATCCAAACGGAActgaatgaagaaaaaaaaaggttaatggatattgatgatgaaataaCGGAGGTAGAAACattaatgaagaagaaacaggaaaggaaaaagggCAGTGAATTGGAACTACAAAAATTGATCCACGACTTGAATAAATATAAATCCAATACGAATAATATAGAGAAGAGGATTGAACAGCTGCGACAGAAATAcgaatttcttgaagattttgatcTAGTGACAAATATTGTTAAACAAAATGAAGGCATTGATTTGGACACCTATAGAGAGAGAAGTAAGCAATTGAATGAGAAGTTTCAGGAGTTAAGAAAAAGGGTTAATCCTAATATTATGAATATGATAGAGAACgttgagaaaaaagaagtagCCTTAAAAACGATGATAaaaacaattgaaaaagataaaatgaaaatccAGGAGACAATATCGAAATTAAACGAATACAAAAGAGAGACCTTGGTCAAAACATGGGAAAAAGTGACACTTGATTTTGGTAACATTTTCGCCGATCTTTTACCAAATTCATTTGCCAAATTGGTTCCATGCAAAGGTAAGGATGTGACGCAAGGTTTAGAGGTTAAAGTGAAGCTTGGTAGTATATGGAAGGATAGTTTGATTGAGCTATCCGGCGGGCAAAGGTCCTTGATTGCTTTGTCGTTGATTATGGCATTGCTACAATTTAGGCCAGCGCCTATGTATATCCTGGATGAAGTTGATGCTGCTCTTGATTTGAGCCATACGCAAAACATAGGTCATCTAATCAAAACAAGATTCAAAGGATCTCAGTTCATCGTCGTTTCCCTCAAAGAGGGCATGTTTTCCAATGCCAACAGGGTCTTTAGGACGAGATTTCAAGATGGTACTTCTGTAGTTAGTATAATGTAA
- the RPL2A gene encoding 60S ribosomal protein uL2 (similar to Saccharomyces cerevisiae RPL2A (YFR031C-A) and RPL2B (YIL018W); ancestral locus Anc_7.187), with protein sequence MGRVIRNQRKGAGSIFTSHTRLRQGAAKLRTLDYAERHGYIRGIVKQIVHDSGRGAPLAKVVFRDPYKYRLREEIFIANEGVHTGQFIYAGKKASLNVGNVLPLGSVPEGTIVSNVEEKPGDRGALARASGNYVIIIGHNPDENKTRVRLPSGAKKVISSDARGVIGVIAGGGRVDKPLLKAGRAFHKYRLKRNSWPKTRGVAMNPVDHPHGGGNHQHIGKASTISRGAVSGQKAGLIAARRTGLLRGSQKTQD encoded by the exons ATGG GTAGAGTTATTCGTAACCAAAGAAAGGGTGCTGGTTCTATCTTCACCTCCCACACCAGATTGAGACAAGGTGCTGCCAAGTTGAGAACTTTGGATTATGCCGAACGTCACGGTTACATCCGTGGTATTGTGAAGCAAATCGTCCACGACTCCGGTAGAGGTGCCCCATTGGCCAAGGTTGTCTTCCGTGACCCATACAAGTACAGATTACGTgaagaaatcttcatcGCTAACGAAGGTGTCCACACTGGTCAATTCATCTACGCCGGTAAGAAGGCTTCTTTGAACGTCGGTAACGTCTTGCCATTGGGTTCCGTCCCAGAAGGTACCATTGTTTCCAacgttgaagaaaaaccagGTGACAGAGGTGCTCTAGCCAGAGCTTCTGGTAACTACGTTATCATCATCGGTCACAACCCAGATGAAAACAAGACTAGAGTCAGACTACCATCTGGTGCCAAGAAGGTCATTTCTTCTGACGCTAGAGGTGTCATCGGTGTCATTGCCGGTGGTGGTAGAGTTGACAAACCATTGTTGAAGGCTGGTCGTGCTTTCCACAAGTACAGATTGAAGAGAAACTCCTGGCCAAAGACTCGTGGTGTTGCCATGAATCCAGTTGATCACCCTCACGGTGGTGGTAACCATCAACATATTGGTAAGGCTTCTACTATTTCTAGAGGTGCCGTGTCTGGTCAAAAGGCCGGTTTGATTGCTGCCAGAAGAACTGGTTTGTTACGTGGTTCTCAAAAGACCCAAGATTAG
- the RRT5 gene encoding Rrt5p (similar to Saccharomyces cerevisiae RRT5 (YFR032C); ancestral locus Anc_7.188), whose product MTEQPTTDTAATPAAVTTVYISNLPFTASERDLHTFLSDYGASSVLIPTQTIRRFSKKHSNKPRKPLGIAFAQFANDTSASKAIQDLNGTIFQNQKLFLKLHVPYEAEPTPEPDAKKLKEKKKGKKTPETAADTVYCHDLPDDVTDSEIRELFQLYCPQEIWIYRSKVYKRKCIPFAPHQITAALVTLQSEKPIADICDDVVKTATLRSKPVTVKPAYVSKIQEIKQLVKDNLTNARDPPPPAAPAEVAQETQDNSEANEAPVCAPASSSDRPAVAAA is encoded by the coding sequence ATGACAGAACAACCAACCACTGATACTGCCGCTACTCCCGCCGCTGTAACCACAGTTTACATTTCGAACCTGCCCTTCACCGCGAGTGAGCGTGACCTGCACACCTTCCTGAGTGATTACGGCGCCAGCTCGGTGTTGATCCCCACGCAGACTATCCGTAGATTTAGCAAGAAGCACAGTAACAAGCCTCGTAAGCCCCTGGGTATTGCATTTGCCCAATTTGCAAACGACACGTCGGCTTCGAAGGCCATTCAGGACCTAAACGGAaccattttccaaaacCAGAAGctgtttttgaaactaCACGTCCCCTACGAAGCGGAGCCCACTCCAGAGCCAGATGCGAAGAAGctgaaggaaaagaagaaaggcAAGAAGACACCAGAGACTGCCGCCGACACGGTTTACTGTCACGATTTGCCCGACGACGTCACTGACAGCGAGATCCGTGAGTTGTTCCAGCTCTACTGTCCCCAAGAGATCTGGATCTACAGATCCAAAGTATACAAGAGGAAGTGCATCCCCTTCGCGCCACACCAGATCACCGCCGCTTTGGTGACTTTACAATCTGAAAAGCCCATCGCGGACATTTGCGACGATGTGGTCAAGACAGCTACTTTGAGGAGTAAACCTGTGACTGTGAAGCCCGCCTACGTCTCCaagattcaagaaattaaacAGTTGGTCAAGGACAATCTCACAAACGCACGCGATCCACCTCCTCCAGCGGCACCAGCGGAAGTAGCACAGGAAACGCAGGACAATTCCGAGGCCAATGAAGCACCCGTATGTGCGcctgcttcttcttcagatcGTCCAGCAGTGGCCGCTGCTTAA
- the RPL29 gene encoding 60S ribosomal protein eL29 (similar to Saccharomyces cerevisiae RPL29 (YFR032C-A); ancestral locus Anc_7.189) produces the protein MAKSKNHTAHNQTRKAHRNGIKKPKTYKYPSLKGVDPKFRRNHKHALHGTAKALAAAKK, from the coding sequence ATGGCTAAGTCTAAGAACCATACCGCTCACAACCAAACCAGAAAGGCCCACAGAAACGGTATCAAGAAGCCAAAGACCTACAAGTACCCTTCTTTGAAAGGTGTTGATCCAAAGTTCAGAAGAAACCACAAGCACGCCCTACACGGTACTGCTAAGGCTTTGGCTGCTGCCAAgaaataa
- the QCR6 gene encoding ubiquinol--cytochrome-c reductase subunit 6 (similar to Saccharomyces cerevisiae QCR6 (YFR033C); ancestral locus Anc_7.190): MGVLELVGDYWEQLKETVVPVVAAAENDDNEQHEKGEEEGEEEEAKDGGDAEEEDEDEDEDEDDEDEDEEAVTDQLEDLREHFKNTEEGKPLVHHYEECAERVKTQQQQPGYEDLDHKEDCVEEFFHLQHYLDSATAPRLFDKLK, encoded by the coding sequence ATGGGCGTGTTAGAACTGGTTGGAGACTACTGGGAGCAGCTGAAGGAAACCGTTGTGCCCGTCGTGGCCGCGGCCGAGAACGACGATAACGAGCAGCATGAAAAAGGAGAAGAGGAAggggaagaggaagaggcaAAGGACGGGGGAGATGCCGAGGAGgaagacgaagacgaagatgaagatgaagacgacgaGGACGAGGACGAGGAAGCCGTCACTGACCAACTGGAGGATTTGAGGGAGCACTTCAAGAACACAGAGGAGGGTAAGCCGCTGGTACACCACTACGAGGAGTGTGCCGAGCGTGTCAAGacacagcagcagcaacctGGTTACGAGGACCTCGATCACAAGGAGGACTGTGTGGAGGAGTTCTTCCACTTGCAGCACTATTTGGACTCTGCTACGGCCCCCAGGTTATTCGACAAGTTGAAATAG
- the PHO4 gene encoding phosphate-sensing transcription factor PHO4 (similar to Saccharomyces cerevisiae PHO4 (YFR034C); ancestral locus Anc_7.191) — MGRTTSGGIHGFVDDLELKSSILDKVGDFITVNTKRHDEREDLNEQNDELDNQENRDGDANENEQDELALDDLDRAFELVEGMDMDWMMSSHAHHSSATTATIKPRLLYSPLIHTQNAVPVTISPNLVATTTSTTTGTNTSTSTSANKITKNKSNSSPYLNKRRGKAGPDSATSLFELPDSVIPTPNPKPKQYPKVILPSNSTRRISSATTKTTSSSSEGVVVASESPVIAPHGSSGMRPLSRRRSSGLLVDDDKRESHKHAEQARRNRLAVALHELAFLIPAEWKQQNVSAAPSKATTVEAACRYIRHLQRHGST, encoded by the coding sequence ATGGGCCGTACAACTTCTGGCGGAATACACGGGTTCGTAGACGACCTGGAGCTCAAGAGCAGCATCCTTGATAAAGTCGGAGACTTTATCACGGTAAACACGAAACGGCATGATGAGCGCGAGGACCTGAATGAACAAAACGACGAGCTGGACAACCAAGAGAACCGCGACGGGGACGCAAATGAGAACGAACAAGATGAGCTCGCATTAGACGATCTGGACCGCGCTTTTGAGCTGGTCGAAGGCATGGACATGGACTGGATGATGTCCTCGCATGCACACCACTCTTCGGCCACCACCGCTACGATCAAGCCGCGGCTCTTATACTCGCCGCTAATTCACACGCAGAACGCCGTTCCCGTAACCATTTCGCCCAACTTGGTGGCCACCACCACCTCCACCACCACGGGCACCAATACATCTACTTCAACCTCCGCCAACAAAATCACCAAAAACAAGAGCAATAGCAGTCCGTACTTGAACAAGCGCAGAGGCAAGGCCGGGCCGGATTCGGCCACTTCGCTGTTCGAACTGCCCGACAGCGTTATCCCAACTCCGAATCCGAAACCAAAGCAGTATCCGAAGGTGATTCTGCCGTCAAACAGCACCAGGCGCATATCATCTGCAACGACAAAAACGaccagcagcagcagcgaAGGCGTGGTCGTCGCAAGCGAGTCGCCCGTGATCGCGCCGCACGGTTCCTCGGGGATGCGGCCGCTCAGCAGACGACGGTCGTCGGGCCTGCTCGTGGATGACGACAAGCGCGAATCGCACAAGCACGCGGAGCAGGCGCGGCGCAACCGGCTGGCGGTCGCGCTGCACGAACTGGCGTTTCTCATCCCCGCAGAGTGGAAGCAGCAAAACGTGTCGGCGGCTCCGTCCAAAGCGACCACCGTCGAGGCCGCGTGCCGGTACATCCGTCATCTGCAACGGCACGGAAGCACGTGA
- the SKDI06G1050 gene encoding uncharacterized protein (similar to Saccharomyces cerevisiae YFR035C): MSTSDKTKLCSSGMSNTSRTTTFVITAHLLGTDDEGASSLCNAFLNTFSNLRSGIFRCLLGVGANGTFISRVPQFFLLSCLALPCLVCV, encoded by the coding sequence ATGAGCACAAGCGACAAAACAAAGCTTTGCAGCAGCGGCATGAGCAACACATCGCGAACGACAACTTTCGTAATCACTGCCCACTTGCTTGGGACGGACGACGAGGGTGCGAGTTCCCTGTGCAATGCCTTCTTGAACACCTTCTCGAACCTCAGATCCGGAATATTCAGATGCCTGTTGGGAGTTGGCGCCAACGGTACGTTCATTTCCAGGGTACCACAGTTTTTCCTGCTGTCTTGCCTTGCCTTGCCTTGCCTTGTATGTGTGTAG
- the CDC26 gene encoding anaphase promoting complex subunit CDC26 (similar to Saccharomyces cerevisiae CDC26 (YFR036W); ancestral locus Anc_7.199) produces the protein MIRRAPTALQLSHDDVSSLIDDLNEQKLKQQLNIEKTKYFQGQSGSSLRSHADLQDVSQNIDDDDDDDDDMSSCNDKTASAAHNRILSSLHLSAENNTAHETSNANDNPFYIREE, from the coding sequence ATGATCAGGAGAGCCCCCACCGCTTTGCAGCTCAGCCACGACGATGTGTCCTCCCTGATCGACGACCTCAACGAGCAGAAACTCAAGCAGCAGCTGAATATCGAAAAGACAAAGTACTTCCAAGGCCAAAGCGGCAGCTCGCTGCGCTCCCATGCCGATCTCCAAGACGTTTCACAAAATATagacgacgacgacgacgacgacgatgacATGTCCTCTTGCAACGATAAAACGGCGTCCGCCGCCCACAACAGAATCCTCAGTTCCCTGCATCTGTCCGCCGAAAACAATACCGCTCACGAAACGTCGAATGCAAACGACAACCCCTTCTACATCCGCGAGGAGTAG
- the RSC8 gene encoding Rsc8p (similar to Saccharomyces cerevisiae RSC8 (YFR037C); ancestral locus Anc_7.204), which yields MSDTEKDKDVPMVDSQEASEEPPTTTTNTPSFPHLVQEQSKEESASLGAEVAHRKVNYEQEAQKLEEKALRFLAKQTHPVIIPSFASWFDISKIHEIEKRSNPDFFNDSSRFKTPKAYKDTRNFIINTYRLSPYEYLTITAVRRNVAMDVASIVKIHAFLEKWGLINYQIDPRTKPSLIGPSFTGHFQVVLDTPQGLKPFLPENVIKQEAGGEAEGEAEAVVKKEFPVNLSIKKNVYDSAQDFNALQDESKNSRQIHKVYVCHTCGNESINVRYHNLRARDTNLCSRCFQEGHFGANFQSSDFIRLENGGSAIKKNWSDQELLLLLEGIEMYEDQWEKIADHVGGHKRIEDCIEEFLSLPIEDSYIHEVVGSQLNGKGGDRHDGGVSGSKLMECVNDAVQALLQGNDKLDKVSDRSREISKKYIEESQVIIQELVTLTMEKLEGKFTKLCDLETQLEVEKLKYVKESEKMLNDRLSLSKQITDLNKSLEELNVSKKLVLISEQVDSGIQLVEKDQEGGQEDGSTATGHGVKRVGKQDEEAGEGDSIAQLQPQVYKPWSL from the coding sequence ATGAGCGACACAGAGAAGGATAAGGACGTCCCCATGGTAGACTCGCAAGAAGCAAGCGAGGAGCCACCTACTACGACCACTAATACTCCATCTTTCCCTCACCTGGTACAGGAACagtcaaaagaagaatctGCCTCGTTGGGGGCGGAAGTGGCTCATAGGAAGGTGAATTACGAGCAGGAGGCGCAGAAACTAGAGGAGAAGGCGCTGAGATTCCTAGCCAAGCAGACACATCCGGTGATTATCCCGTCATTTGCGTCTTGGTTCGACATTTCGAAGATACACGAGATCGAAAAAAGATCGAATCCGGACTTCTTCAACGACTCATCAAGGTTTAAGACTCCTAAGGCGTATAAGGACACgagaaatttcatcatcaacacGTACCGTCTTTCACCATATGAGTATTTGACTATTACCGCCGTGAGAAGGAACGTGGCCATGGATGTGGCCTCCATAGTGAAGATCCACgcatttttagaaaaatgGGGGTTGATCAATTACCAGATCGACCCTAGAACCAAGCCCAGTCTTATTGGGCCGAGTTTCACGGGCCACTTTCAAGTGGTGCTGGACACTCCGCAAGGTTTAAAGCCATTCCTTCCAGAGAACGTGATCAAACAGGAAGCGGGGGGCGAAGCGGAAGGCGAAGCGGAAGCGGTGGTCAAGAAAGAGTTCCCAGTGAATTTATCGATCAAGAAGAACGTTTACGATTCGGCGCAGGACTTCAATGCATTACAAGACGAGAGTAAAAACTCCAGGCAGATCCATAAGGTTTATGTTTGCCATACATGTGGCAACGAGTCGATCAATGTACGCTATCACAATTTACGTGCGCGGGACACCAATTTGTGTTCCCGTTGCTTCCAAGAAGGACATTTCGGTGCCAACTTTCAATCTTCAGATTTCATCAGGTTGGAAAATGGCGGAAGTGCgatcaaaaaaaactggtCTGACCAAGAGCTGCTTCTGTTGTTGGAAGGTATCGAAATGTATGAAGACCAGTGGGAAAAGATTGCTGACCACGTGGGGGGGCACAAGCGCATAGAAGACTGTATCGAGGAGTTTTTAAGCTTGCCCATCGAGGACAGCTATATTCATGAAGTAGTCGGTTCGCAACTGAACGGTAAGGGCGGTGATAGGCATGACGGTGGTGTGTCTGGGTCGAAGCTGATGGAGTGCGTGAATGACGCTGTGCAGGCGTTGTTGCAGGGCAACGACAAGTTGGATAAGGTCTCTGACAGGTCGAGGGAGATCTCAAAGAAGTACATCGAAGAGAGCCAGGTGATAATCCAGGAGTTGGTAACGTTGACCATGGAAAAGTTGGAGGGCAAGTTCACCAAATTGTGCGATCTGGAGACGCAACTGGAGGTGGAAAAACTGAAATACGTGAAGGAATCGGAGAAAATGCTGAACGACCGACTATCGCTGAGCAAGCAGATTACCGACCTTAACAAGTCGCTGGAGGAGCTGAACGTGTCGAAGAAGCTGGTGCTGATTTCGGAGCAAGTCGACTCGGGCATACAACTAGTAGAGAAGGACCAAGAGGGCGGCCAAGAAGATGGCAGCACGGCCACGGGACACGGCGTGAAGCGTGTGGGCAAGCAGGACGAGGAGGCGGGCGAGGGCGACTCTATTGCGCAGTTGCAGCCCCAGGTGTACAAGCCTTGGTCGTTgtaa